The following are encoded together in the Lactuca sativa cultivar Salinas chromosome 1, Lsat_Salinas_v11, whole genome shotgun sequence genome:
- the LOC111909393 gene encoding two-pore potassium channel 3, with protein MDKEPLLPTNTSTPKTPTLLCALPEDNEISIPLSLTPSELKDILIFGSPKEPSSTIVDALVSTLNNPPQRSFSSDFTSISDQQPISTPQSWLIDPNYSFGKTNLHRSKTAPAMAAINDLEPPSESKPPQSSSSSIVRQAVLLLILYLSLGVIIYWYNRDHFVASETHVVVDALYFCIVTMCTIGYGDITPNNLVTKLFSILFVLIGFGFIDILLSGMVSYVLDLQENHLLQSLKNGNDQDHQSYIIDVKKGRMRIRMKVGLALGVVILCIGVGVVVLHYVERLDWLDSFYLSVMSVTTVGYGDRAFRTMAGRIFASIWLLVSTLAVARAFLYLAEARVDKRHRKMAKWVLDQGLTVSQFLAADIDNNGYVSKSEFVIYKLKEMGKVSEKDILQICKIFDRLDAGNCGKIMLADLLYTHHN; from the exons ATGGATAAAGAACCACTTCTTCCGACGAACACGTCAACGCCGAAAACGCCAACCCTTCTTTGCGCTCTCCCTGAAGATAACGAAATCTCAATCCCTTTATCTTTAACTCCTTCGGAACTCAAGGATATACTCATCTTCGGTTCCCCAAAAGAACCATCTTCCACCATTGTTGACGCCTTAGTTTCGACCTTGAACAACCCTCCCCAGAGATCGTTTTCTTCCGATTTCACTTCAATTTCCGATCAACAACCAATTTCGACACCCCAATCATGGTTAATCGATCCCAATTACTCATTCGGGAAAACCAATCTCCACCGCTCAAAAACCGCCCCCGCCATGGCTGCCATCAACGACCTCGAACCCCCATCAGAATCCAAACCTCCACAATCGTCTTCATCATCCATCGTTCGTCAAGCAGTTCTACTCCTAATCCTCTACTTATCCCTCGGCGTAATCATCTACTGGTACAACAGAGACCATTTCGTCGCTTCAGAAACCCATGTCGTCGTCGACGCTCTTTACTTCTGCATAGTTACAATGTGCACAATAGGATACGGCGACATAACTCCAAACAACCTCGTCACTAAACTCTTCTCAATCCTGTTTGTGTTAATCGGATTCGGGTTCATCGATATTTTACTTAGCGGAATGGTAAGCTACGTTCTTGATTTACAAGAGAATCATCTACTCCAATCTTTAAAAAACGGAAACGATCAAGATCATCAATCTTATATAATCGATGTGAAAAAGGGTCGCATGAGGATTCGAATGAAAGTAGGGTTAGCTTTAGGGGTTGTGATTCTTTGTATCggtgttggtgttgttgtgttGCATTACGTGGAGCGATTGGATTGGCTGGATTCGTTTTATTTGTCAGTCATGTCGGTTACTACAGTTGGGTATGGTGATAGAGCATTTAGAACAATGGCGGGAAGGATTTTTGCATCGATTTGGTTGCTTGTGTCAACTCTTGCAGTAGCTAGGGCTTTTCTTTATTTGGCTGAAGCTAGGGTTGATAAGAGGCATAGGAAAATGGCGAAATGGGTTCTTGATCAAGGTTTGACTGTTTCTCAGTTTCTTGCAGCTGATATTGACAATAATGGATATGTGAG CAAGTCGGAGTTTGTGATATACAAGCTAAAAGAAATGGGAAAAGTCTCGGAGAAAGACATATTACAAATATGCAAAATATTTGATCGACTCGATGCTGG